A single window of Hippocampus zosterae strain Florida chromosome 15, ASM2543408v3, whole genome shotgun sequence DNA harbors:
- the LOC127616616 gene encoding complement C1q-like protein 3, with protein sequence MLEDHQAARTQPRRRVQMIATGVCGVALVLVLVVLIPAMVSSAGTPARSEMLGACQMVCDPHGTAAVTAPAKAAGEPIKENRLMQSLPTFIQGPQGEPGRAGKTGPRGPAGEPGPAGSAGPPGERGAPGPPGPPGTSGPTGAISAATYNTVPKIAFYAGLKKQHEGYEVLKFDDVVTNLGNHYDPATGKFTCSIPGIYFFTYHVLMRGGDGTSMWADLCKNTQVRASAIAQDADQNYDYASNSVVLHLEPGDEITIKLDGGKAHGGNYNKYSTFSGFMLYAD encoded by the exons ATGCTGGAAGACCACCAGGCTGCCAGGACTCAGCCGCGTCGCAGGGTGCAGATGATCGCCACCGGTGTATGCGGCGTGGCGCTCGTCCTGGTTCTGGTGGTGCTCATCCCGGCCATGGTCAGCTCCGCCGGAACCCCCGCCCGCTCCGAAATGCTCGGCGCCTGCCAAATGGTGTGCGACCCCCACGGGACCGCGGCCGTCACGGCGCCGGCCAAGGCGGCCGGTGAGCCGATCAAAGAGAACCGCCTGATGCAGTCGTTGCCCACCTTCATCCAGGGTCCGCAAGGCGAGCCGGGTCGCGCGGGGAAGACGGGTCCGAGGGGACCCGCGGGCGAGCCCGGACCGGCGGGATCCGCCGGTCCGCCCGGCGAGCGTGGGGCGCCCGGTCCTCCGGGTCCCCCGGGAACGAGCGGACCCACTGGGGCCATCAGCGCGGCCACATACAACACGGTGCCAAAGATCGCCTTCTATGCAGGACTCAAGAAGCAACACGAGGGCTACGAGGTGCTCAAGTTCGACGACGTGGTCACCAACCTGGGCAACCACTACGACCCCGCCACCGGCAAATTCACCTGCTCCATACCGGGAATTTACTTCTTCACTTATCACGTGCTGATGCGAGGCGGCGACGGCACCAGCATGTGGGCCGACCTCTGCAAGAACACCCAG GTACGAGCCAGCGCCATCGCGCAGGACGCCGACCAGAACTACGACTACGCCAGCAACAGCGTGGTGCTGCACCTGGAACCCGGCGACGAGATCACCATCAAGCTGGATGGTGGCAAGGCGCACGGCGGCAACTACAACAAGTACAGCACCTTCTCAGGGTTCATGCTGTACGCCGATTGA